Proteins encoded by one window of Lathyrus oleraceus cultivar Zhongwan6 chromosome 1, CAAS_Psat_ZW6_1.0, whole genome shotgun sequence:
- the LOC127135416 gene encoding protein phosphatase 2C 77 — translation MEEITSTVAVPFPLGNLIQKESAVTTQMEISSLKLMANTATVLILNPASVEDCQSFSVGSEDDVDMYISPQQNQISVSLEVKENQVGAEVVSEMVHESDGNGRYEDEFKIHKDFPRIHNPSSQSAILRTNLSEINTLNTIMVDDDINDKSSLNESMKNVASVVTNHESGGGSKSDGPDSKPIAAVHETLEKQTSITSCDNGLELSETPLYGFSSVIGRRQEMEDAVVIKPQLFQVPSMMLMEDQVNENTKHSLAHFFGVYDGHGGSQVANYCQKHLHSVLVEEIEAAESSLSENKEKDNWQDRWKKVLTNCFQKVDDKIVGIDEANREMSGNDGSESSTEETLAPETVGSTALVAILTQSHIIVANCGDSRAALCRGKEALPLSTDHKPNREGEWERIEAAGGKIIQWNGYRVLGVLAVSRSIGDKYLKPWIIPDPEVTIALREKNDECLVLASDGLWDVMTNEEACEIARKRILIWHKKNGTNASAIQSDRVNPAAQYAAEYLSKLALQRGSKDNISIIVIDLKAQRQIKRKA, via the exons ATGGAGGAAATAACTTCGACGGTTGCAGTGCCATTTCCACTTGGGAATTTAATTCAGAAAGAGTCAGCAGTGACAACACAAATGGAAATATCTAGTTTAAAGCTTATGGCAAATACAGCAACTGTATTGATATTAAATCCTGCTTCCGTCGAGGATTGTCAATCCTTTTCTGTTGGAAGTGAAGACGACGTCGACATGTATATTAGTCCACAACAAAACCAAATATCAGTGTCTTTGGAGGTTAAAGAGAATCAAGTTGGAGCTGAAGTTGTGTCTGAAATGGTTCATGAGAGTGACGGTAACGGAAGATATGAAGATGAGTTCAAGATACATAAGGATTTTCCGCGTATACATAATCCATCCTCTCAGTCTGCAATTTTGAGGACTAATTTGTCTGAAATTAACACACTGAATACCATCATGGTTGATGATGATATCAATGATAAGTCTAGTTTGAATGAGTCGATGAAGAACGTGGCTTCTGTTGTGACGAACCACGAGAGTGGAGGTGGAAGTAAATCAGATGGTCCTGATTCAAAGCCAATTGCTGCGGTTCATGAGACGCTAGAGAAGCAAACAAGTATAACTAGCTGTGATAATGGTTTGGAATTGAGTGAAACTCCTCTTTATGGTTTCTCATCAGTTATTGGAAGGAGACAAGAGATGGAAGATGCTGTTGTTATTAAGCCTCAACTTTTTCAAGTACCTTCTATGATGCTAATGGAGGATCAAGTGAATGAAAACACAAAACACTCACTTGCACACTTTTTTGGTGTCTACGACGGACATGGAGGAAGTCAG GTTGCCAATTACTGCCAGAAACATCTTCATTCAGTTTTGGTTGAGGAGATAGAAGCTGCAGAATCCAGTTTATctgaaaataaagaaaaagacAATTGGCAGGACCGATGGAAGAAAGTACTAACCAATTGCTTTCAAAAAGTAGATGATAAGATTGTAGGAATTGATGAAGCTAATCGCGAAATGAGCGGTAATGATGGATCTGAGTCAAGTACTGAAGAAACTCTTGCTCCTGAGACTGTTGGATCCACTGCACTGGTTGCAATTTTGACTCAGTCCCACATAATAGTTGCGAATTGTGGCGATTCACGAGCGGCCTTGTGTCGAGGAAAAGAAGCACTGCCTTTGTCTACAGACCATAAA CCAAATAGAGAAGGTGAGTGGGAAAGGATAGAAGCCGCTGGAGGAAAGATCATACAATGGAATGGATACCGAGTTCTCGGTGTTTTGGCAGTATCAAGGTCAATAG GCGATAAATACTTGAAACCATGGATAATTCCAGATCCAGAAGTCACAATCGCCCTCCGAGAGAAAAACGACGAATGTCTTGTTCTAGCGAGTGATGGTTTATGGGACGTGATGACCAATGAAGAAGCGTGCGAGATTGCTCGAAAGCGAATCCTTATTTGGCATAAGAAGAACGGAACCAATGCATCAGCCATACAAAGCGACCGAGTTAATCCTGCAGCTCAGTACGCTGCAGAGTATCTATCAAAACTTGCTCTTCAAAGAGGAAGCAAAGATAACATCTCAATTATTGTTATAGACTTGAAAGCTCAAAGACAAATCAAGAGAAAAGCATAA
- the LOC127135439 gene encoding mitogen-activated protein kinase kinase 2, producing the protein MKKGRLDPNLKLTVPASNQASFAKFLTQSGTFKEGNLLVNKDGVRIVSQSEVETQPPIKPIDNQISLAEIDTIKVIGKGNGGIVQLVQHKWTNQFFALKQIQMNLEDSTCRQIAQELKINQSAQCPYVVVCYQSIYDNGTISIILEYMDGGSLEDLLNKVITIPEPFLAAICKQVLKGLMYLHHEKHIIHRDLKPSNILINHRGEVKITDFGVSIILETTSGQANTFIGTYNYMSPERIAGTQQGYNYKSDIWSLGLMLLKCATGRFPYTPPDNSDGWESLFQLIEAIVEKPSPSAPSDECSPEFCSFISACLQKNPRDRPSARNLLRHPFVNMYDDLDVDLSDYFSNAGSTLATI; encoded by the exons ATGAAGAAAGGACGTTTAGATCCAAACCTCAAACTCACTGTTCCTGCATCTAATCAAGCTTCTTTTGCAAAGTTCTT GACTCAAAGTGGCACTTTTAAAGAAGGAAACTTGCTTGTTAATAAGGATGGAGTTAGAATTGTCTCTCAGAGTGAAGTTGAAACT CAACCACCAATAAAGCCAATAGACAATCAGATAAGTTTGGCAGAGATTGATACAATAAAAGTGATTGGAAAGGGAAATGGAGGGATAGTTCAATTGGTTCAACACAAATGGACTAATCAGTTTTTTGCATTAAAG CAAATTCAAATGAATCTTGAGGATTCTACTTGCAGGCAAATAGCACAAGAGCTAAAAATCAATCAATCAGCACAATGTCCTTATGTTGTTGTTTGCTACCAATCGATCTACGACAATGGCACGATATCGATCATCTTAGAGTACATGGACGGAGGCTCCTTAGAAGATCTATTGAACAAAGTTATAACGATTCCAGAACCGTTTCTTGCTGCCATTTGTAAGCAG GTGCTAAAGGGTTTGATGTATCTTCACCATGAGAAACACATTATTCATAGAGACTTGAAACCTTCTAATATACTTATAAATCATAGAGGGGAGGTAAAGATTACCGATTTCGGTGTCAGTATAATCCTGGAAACTACTTCTGGTCAAGCAAATACTTTCATCGGTACATACAACTATATGTCT CCAGAAAGAATCGCTGGAACTCAACAAGGTTACAATTACAAAAGTGATATATGGAGCTTGGGATTGATGTTGCTTAAGTGTGCAACTGGGAGGTTTCCATATACACCACCAGATAATAGTGATGGATGGGAAAGTTTGTTTCAGCTTATTGAAGCCATTGTTGAAAAACCTTCACCTAGTGCTCCATCTGATGAATGTTCACCCGAATTTTGCTCATTTATCTCCGCATG TTTACAGAAAAATCCGAGGGACAGACCATCGGCTCGAAACCTATTG AGGCATCCTTTCGTGAACATGTACGATGACTTAGATGTGGATCTTTCCGACTATTTCTCCAATGCAGGTTCTACACTTGCAACGATATAA